The Rhodamnia argentea isolate NSW1041297 chromosome 7, ASM2092103v1, whole genome shotgun sequence genome contains the following window.
ATGGAAATGCCTGAGCGGCTATttcagatcctcgggatagccGTTGCTGTAGAATTAAGTTTCCAATGCAGTGGCATGCTTCTCAAGTATTTCTGCACACTCATTTCTGGGGGACATAATTTTTGTACCATTCGCGCAGAATGTCAGCACCTTGACAATCCTCGTTATGGGGAAGGGAGGCATAGGAAAATCGTCCACTGTTAATTCAATTATAGGGGAGAGGGCTGTTGCCGTCAGCGCTTTCCAGGTACATGGTTTACTTTTCATCCATGTTAATGCTGTTGGGGTTGTCTAATACATAATAGTTGTCTTGTAGTCAGAAATTCCACGACCTGTGATGGTTTCACGCTCAACGGCTGGTTTTACGCTCAATGTCATTGACACTCCTGGGCTCATAGAAGGGGGATATGTTAATGACCAGACTCTTGAGAATATAAAGCGGTTGGTCTTACCTTTATCCGTCAGTTCTCGACTTATCTGGATTGTCTTATGTTTCTTTCCGTTTTGTGTAGCTTCCTTGTGAACAAGACCATAGACATTCTCCTCTATGTGGACCGATTGGATACATATAGGGTGGATAACTTGGACAAGCAGGTCGTTAAGGCTGTTACAGAGAGTTTTGGTAAAGAGATATGGAAAAGAGCCTTGGTTGTCCTAACGCATGCTCAGCTTTTGCCACCGGATGGCCTGGAATATGATGTTTTCTTCACTGGAAGATCAGAGGCCCTTCTTAAAGTTGTTCGATCTGGAGCCAAGATAAAGAAGCAAGATacttgggtaaatttgtctttACCCAAGATTTACCGTCAACATCGACCTTTTCCCGTGAAGAGCCTTTCGCTCAACCTACAGCATGCAACTTCCATAAATTTTCTGTGTGACTTCTCTCACTGTAATGCATAATTAttcacttttcatttgtttttaccAGGGCGATGCCATTCCTGTTGCCTTGGTTGAGAACAGTGGGAGATGTAATAAGAATGAAAACATTGAAAAGGTCAGACACTGTTCACTATGAGTTatcacctttttattttttatgatttgtttgtttgagcAGCCATTGACAaaaattattgtgtgccttcTGTGCACAGGTTCTTCCTTGTGGAACAGCTTGGATTCCCAATTTAGTTAAAACAATCACAGAGGTCGCGTTAAATGGAAGCAAACCTATATTGGTAAACAAGAAGCTGATTGAAGGGCCAAATCCTGATAGGAGATGGAAAGAATTTATACCATTAGTTTTTGCATTCCAAGTAAGTTGCCATGGAACTGTCATATTGCTCTTTCCACATCATCCGCCAGACACATCATCCGCCAGACAGTTGTTGATGCAAGCTCTTTTTTGTTGTATTTGGTTGTTAACAGTACTTCTTCATCATTAAACCTCTACAACGGGCAATCAAGAATGATATGGCAAGGGAGACAAGACCAGCATGGGAGCTAAGGGACACTGGGTTGTCTAGTCGAAAGTTTTAATCAACTATAACGTACGTAAATTCTGTTGCTGTCAATGTTTGTGTTGAGTGTGTTTGCCCTGCGGATGGAACTTTCTGGCGGTTTGTTATTCGAGATTCTTTTTCTACATGATAGAACAGTGAAATTCTTGATGAAGGAATTCAGTATGCAAATCTCCTCTTTTGACTCCATCCACTTGTATATAGGATCAATGTGCAGACCGGAATGCAGTAGAATGATGGTAAAGCTCAATAGAAGATGGAACTCGATCAAGCAAAATATGTCGCTATCTTACATGACTGGCTCGACATGTATGCTCGTGCATGAGTCCTGCCAGTATTCACAATGAGGCTGTCAGTGGGTTTTCAACAGATGGCTAGTTCTGTGATGTTTGTCTGAATTGTgggacaaaagcaaaagatatCAGATACCCCTGGTTTTGTAGCTATAACGTGCTCCATGAAATGTTCATTCATTAAGAAGACCGGTTAAGTTGGAACAGAGCTGCCAGAGCATCAGCTTTTTTACAGGCTTTCCACTTTGTGAATCGATGGAAGAGGCTCTTGAGAGATTGAATTTTTCGGGAGAGTGCTCTACCATGTATTCTTGTATACTCAGATAACCATTGCAATTCATTCACCTTTATCTGTAAGTTACATTTTTTCGCCTCAGGGTTCTTGACTATAGGAGATCTGTGTGTTTCGCCCATTTTCTTTTGGACGGCCGACGTTCACATCAATGATTCTCGGCCaataggaatgaattgacaaaaggtgaaaaaatttaggactgaattggcaaaagtataagagatttaggattttttttgacaatttcctcCTAAAGTGCAATTACTATGTTAACCTGCACGGAATCAATGTGGACATatacaagaaagaaaacccaagcATCCTCGTTGCAATAGATAAATAGGGATGCATTACATTTTGATTGAATAAACCCAAGATTTACGAGAAAATAACTAAGCTCTGTATACCATGGCCGGATGCTTGTTTAAGAGCATAAATAGACTTTTAAGATCGGAAGTAGACTTTCACCAATTCATTCTCTCGCAGATCCTCACGTGCTTTGAGTTCAAAATTTGGCAATTCGATTAGCCAAATCAGGTAACAAAATACTCATCCTCAGAATATTTTATGCTTTGTTatttgatttggttgattgTATATCCTAATTGAATATCCTGCACATCTTTTGATATTATGGATAGATCTTGCTTAAGCTGAAAATACCTTTTAATTTGGAGATCATctgagaatattttcaaaatatcataaGATAACTTCCTCATTCGAAAGATGTGAATCTAGATGAATAGGGCAATTTTCCGCAACCCCCTATGATTTTCGAAACTAATGTGGTCTGATGGTTGATTTGTTTAGTATGTTTATCTTTGCATCTTGTTTGCTATTGTGTGTTCTgtttatttttataaagtttGAACATTAGTCAACAAGATTGCCCATAGCACATATTGTGCCTTGTGTCCGCACGTGTGAATTttatatcaaatcctcgatcttgAGAAGCAAATTgataattcctaaatagaatttcaaagtTTTCTTATGTATATGGGGATgccggtaattctataatatattcacttgatAGCCCCAATCTCGGggaatgttgtgaataaaaatcagaatttcatAGTTAAAGGtattttatgggcaatattgtttacttttgttcaaatttgatccttttcatggtttaaataaattcccaaaaaatctaaaaaaatactCTATGTTTTCTTAAGTTAAACCATGTTTTCTCATACCTTTTGCATGGAAAATGACCCCTAGTAAAGTTTAGGacattgagaaatcaatttcttgaattaaattgggtgttatttcactttaggatagctttttatctcaatttttcataaatccgaaaatgcACAATAATACCCAAAAATGCGATGTCATGCATATTTTGCTACATCATATTATGCCATGTCGTGCATATTTTGCCACGTCATGATTGCCATGTCATTGCATATTTTGTGAGGTCAACATACacgtcattcatgcatttttcatATCATAATGGCACGTTATTTTGCATATTAATTTTCGCATGTAGCATAGTTTTTTCCATGTCATCACATTTTATACGTCATATAGTTAGATTacatttgcattgcatttaacaagagaaaatcccaaaaaaataattaattgaaatcACCAAACCAAGGATTTgtcatgaaaatttattattgaaagggcattaattgaataatcaatgtaatcaagttcccgaattcttttaatctccggttcgcatggaacaaagtattttctcccgaatagtttatttaggtttctaatctccTACCACAAAAGATTAATGGCGGCTCCgaaattgaaaatgtttttttgcataattaatcatgaaccttaagttgcgagttggtagaacttgggagaaCTCAAACTAGATTagtaaattcaatttaattaatttgataatcTATTAACATAAGAATCCCTATTTTTAGGTCAATTTTAGGTTTAGCGTAAACCTAATTCCTTcataaatcaaaagttcaaatcGCGAATTTCATAGAAACTCTAGAAACAATGGTGTATGTTGTCGGGACCCGGGCCCCGCCACCTGCTTGCGTGTTCCGCTTTAATTTACTATTAATTGTCTATAATAGAGGGCACATGCGGAAGACGCTACAGGATACAAGTGCATGTATAAACGAATAAAAAGATAAGCACGACGCTCTAAGAGTAAAGCTTTTCATAATGTTCATAAACCCGATAAAACACACGATCAATAATAATTAGACTCGAGAAATGAAATCAAGTTTAtttaatattatatatatatcttttggAAGATTCTTTACAAAGGTTCAAATATCACAAACTACGATGACTATTTTCATCCTCTCGATACCATCAACTAGCTTCGTCTTCGCCACCATCTTTAGGGCACGATCCTTTTCCCCATCAGAGTATCTGAAAAGATAGCCCCCAAATAGGAGTGAGCTAACCACAGCTTAACAAGTAAGAGCATC
Protein-coding sequences here:
- the LOC115740330 gene encoding translocase of chloroplast 34, chloroplastic-like; the encoded protein is MASQLIREWTGIQQFPAATQTKLLELLGKLKQENVSTLTILVMGKGGIGKSSTVNSIIGERAVAVSAFQSEIPRPVMVSRSTAGFTLNVIDTPGLIEGGYVNDQTLENIKRFLVNKTIDILLYVDRLDTYRVDNLDKQVVKAVTESFGKEIWKRALVVLTHAQLLPPDGLEYDVFFTGRSEALLKVVRSGAKIKKQDTWGDAIPVALVENSGRCNKNENIEKVLPCGTAWIPNLVKTITEVALNGSKPILVNKKLIEGPNPDRRWKEFIPLVFAFQYFFIIKPLQRAIKNDMARETRPAWELRDTGLSSRKF